A window of Deinococcus arcticus contains these coding sequences:
- a CDS encoding lipid-A-disaccharide synthase-related protein — MTTNFRRGPLLIVSNGYAEDLIGAALARELARAGRGPVWALPLVGEGRAYQGAAQLQGPHLSLPSGGFPFGSVANLRADLRAGLLTVSLRQWAAARRLGAQVAQVIVVGDTYALLVGTLAARAVPGARGPRLPLTHLQPLVSAHYARGMTPLDHLRELNALGANLFMPWEVALARRARRVYTRDQPSAAQLARRGVNATYRGSFALDILPPPERDLSPLLDSRPVLALLPGQRGDAAFSLPLMLEAAAALPELQAVVAFAGPLSGLPPLPGWTRDEVDGAALWLGRDQTRVLVLRGAFAAVVRRAALALGTAGTAAEQAAGLGVPVVGFPTPGPQYVAGFARRQARLLGRALTVAEPRAAAVAGAARALLTDPRRRAAAVQDGRARIGEPGALPAVVAELDGAS; from the coding sequence GTGACGACCAACTTTCGGCGGGGCCCCCTCCTGATCGTGTCTAACGGCTACGCCGAGGATCTGATCGGGGCCGCGCTGGCACGGGAACTGGCGCGGGCCGGGCGCGGGCCGGTGTGGGCGCTGCCGTTGGTGGGAGAGGGCCGGGCCTACCAGGGGGCCGCCCAGCTGCAGGGCCCCCACCTGAGCCTGCCCTCGGGCGGCTTTCCCTTTGGCAGCGTGGCCAACCTGCGCGCCGATCTGCGCGCGGGGCTGCTGACCGTGTCGCTGCGGCAGTGGGCAGCGGCGCGGCGGCTGGGGGCGCAGGTGGCCCAGGTGATCGTGGTGGGCGACACCTACGCGCTGCTGGTGGGCACGCTGGCCGCGCGCGCGGTGCCCGGGGCGCGGGGGCCCCGGCTGCCCCTGACCCACCTGCAGCCCCTGGTCTCGGCGCACTACGCGCGCGGCATGACTCCGCTGGACCATCTGCGCGAACTCAACGCCCTGGGGGCCAATCTGTTTATGCCCTGGGAAGTGGCGCTGGCCCGGCGGGCGCGGCGGGTGTACACGCGCGACCAGCCCTCGGCGGCGCAGCTGGCGCGGCGTGGGGTGAACGCCACGTACCGCGGCAGCTTCGCCCTGGACATCCTGCCCCCTCCCGAACGGGACCTGAGCCCCCTGCTGGACAGCCGCCCGGTGCTGGCCCTGCTGCCGGGCCAGCGCGGCGACGCGGCCTTCTCGCTGCCGCTGATGCTGGAGGCCGCCGCCGCCCTGCCCGAGCTTCAGGCGGTGGTGGCCTTTGCCGGGCCCCTGAGTGGCCTGCCCCCGCTGCCCGGCTGGACGCGCGACGAGGTGGACGGGGCCGCCCTGTGGCTGGGCCGGGACCAGACGCGGGTGCTGGTGCTGCGCGGGGCTTTTGCAGCGGTGGTGCGCCGAGCGGCCTTGGCCCTGGGCACCGCCGGCACCGCGGCCGAGCAGGCCGCTGGCCTGGGCGTGCCGGTGGTGGGCTTTCCCACGCCGGGCCCGCAGTATGTGGCCGGGTTTGCCCGCCGGCAGGCCCGGCTGCTGGGCCGGGCGCTCACGGTGGCAGAGCCGCGCGCGGCGGCTGTGGCCGGGGCGGCCCGCGCCCTGCTGACCGATCCCCGCCGCCGGGCCGCCGCGGTGCAGGACGGCCGGGCGCGCATCGGTGAGCCCGGCGCGCTTCCGGCGGTGGTGGCGGAACTGGACGGGGCTTCTTAG
- a CDS encoding creatininase family protein produces the protein MRIQDMNWQMVEAYLRQDDRCVLPLGCTEQHATLSLATDTLLAERVAREAAEDLGVPVFPALAYGITPTFAAYPGTLSVRTTTYLALLDDLLSGLHQQGFRRILVVNGHGGNVPGQGWLGEWLARHPQARVQWHNWWNAPRTWAAVQATDELASHASWMESFPWTRLEGASAPEDRKPMVDLSALRQLPPAEVRARLGDGNFGGLHRRPDREMQRIWQEAVGETRALLQGGWA, from the coding sequence ATGCGCATTCAGGACATGAACTGGCAGATGGTCGAAGCGTATCTGCGCCAGGATGACCGCTGCGTGCTGCCGCTGGGCTGCACCGAGCAGCACGCCACCCTGAGTCTGGCCACCGATACCCTGCTGGCCGAGCGGGTGGCCCGTGAGGCCGCCGAGGATCTGGGCGTGCCGGTCTTTCCAGCGCTGGCTTACGGCATCACACCCACCTTCGCTGCCTACCCGGGCACCCTGAGTGTGCGCACGACCACGTACCTGGCTCTGCTGGACGACCTGCTGAGCGGGCTGCACCAGCAGGGCTTCCGGCGCATCCTGGTCGTGAACGGGCACGGCGGCAATGTGCCGGGCCAGGGCTGGCTGGGCGAGTGGCTGGCCCGCCACCCCCAGGCCCGGGTGCAGTGGCACAACTGGTGGAACGCGCCGCGCACCTGGGCCGCCGTGCAGGCCACCGATGAGCTGGCCAGCCACGCCAGCTGGATGGAGAGTTTTCCCTGGACCCGCCTGGAAGGCGCGAGCGCCCCCGAGGACCGCAAGCCCATGGTGGACCTCTCTGCCCTGCGCCAGCTGCCTCCCGCCGAGGTGCGCGCCCGGCTGGGCGACGGCAACTTTGGCGGCCTGCACCGCCGCCCCGACCGCGAAATGCAGCGCATCTGGCAGGAAGCGGTAGGCGAAACCCGCGCGCTGCTGCAGGGCGGCTGGGCCTAA
- a CDS encoding aminotransferase class V-fold PLP-dependent enzyme, translated as MTDAARPDQPWTYETAAVQSAIPRGLGQTIGFPIHAAAAFQFDSLQEAQSEFQQNTGLSYARLQNPTVRALEERLTVLEGGVATVAVASGQAATLTAILSVCRAGDHVVAASSLFGGTTGLLSNILPLMGMAATLVENTPEAIGAALQPNTRLVWAEMISNPAGDVADIRALAERAHAQGALLAIDNTCAGAGFLCRPLDHGADIVAQSLTKWAGGHGSVLGGAVTVGGGHDLTRNPIFTEGGEHSILGVRGDAALAWRQRWLGAHQLGMTLSPHSAFLIAQGLETLALRLSRESETALALARWLSAHPQVGRVSYPGLESHPHHHLAQTYLRGGQGAVLTFEVPDPAAFLSRLRVLRIAPNLGDVRTLVVHPWTTTHGRVPEAARLAAGVSPTTIRMSVGVEALGDLQADIEQALGAADSR; from the coding sequence ATGACCGACGCCGCCCGCCCCGACCAGCCCTGGACCTACGAGACTGCCGCCGTGCAGAGCGCCATTCCGCGTGGCCTGGGCCAGACCATCGGGTTTCCCATTCACGCGGCCGCCGCCTTTCAGTTCGATTCGCTGCAGGAGGCGCAGAGCGAGTTCCAGCAGAACACCGGCCTCAGCTACGCCCGCCTGCAAAACCCGACCGTGCGCGCGCTGGAGGAGCGCCTGACCGTGCTGGAAGGGGGCGTGGCCACCGTGGCAGTGGCCAGCGGTCAGGCCGCCACCCTGACAGCCATTCTCAGTGTGTGCCGCGCCGGGGATCATGTGGTGGCGGCCTCCAGCCTGTTTGGCGGCACCACGGGCCTGCTGAGCAACATCCTGCCCCTGATGGGCATGGCCGCCACGCTGGTCGAGAACACCCCGGAGGCGATCGGCGCAGCCCTGCAGCCGAACACCCGGCTGGTATGGGCCGAGATGATCAGCAACCCCGCCGGGGACGTGGCCGACATCCGCGCGCTGGCCGAGCGGGCCCACGCCCAGGGCGCGCTGCTGGCCATTGACAATACCTGCGCCGGGGCCGGGTTCCTGTGCCGGCCGCTGGACCACGGGGCCGACATCGTGGCGCAGTCGCTGACCAAGTGGGCGGGTGGTCACGGCAGCGTGCTGGGCGGCGCCGTGACGGTGGGGGGCGGGCACGACCTCACGCGCAATCCCATCTTCACGGAGGGCGGCGAGCACAGCATTCTGGGCGTGCGCGGCGACGCGGCCCTGGCGTGGCGCCAGCGCTGGCTGGGCGCGCACCAGCTGGGCATGACGCTCTCGCCCCATTCCGCCTTTCTGATTGCCCAGGGCCTGGAAACGCTGGCCCTGCGTCTGTCACGTGAGAGCGAGACGGCCCTGGCGCTGGCCCGCTGGCTCTCGGCACACCCGCAGGTGGGCAGGGTCAGCTACCCCGGGCTGGAGAGCCACCCGCACCACCACCTCGCGCAAACCTACCTGCGCGGCGGCCAGGGCGCGGTCCTGACTTTCGAGGTGCCGGACCCCGCCGCCTTTCTGTCGCGCCTGCGGGTGCTGCGCATCGCCCCCAACCTGGGCGACGTGCGCACCCTGGTGGTGCACCCCTGGACCACCACCCACGGCCGCGTGCCCGAGGCGGCCCGCCTGGCGGCGGGTGTGAGCCCCACCACCATCCGCATGAGCGTGGGCGTTGAAGCCCTGGGCGACCTGCAGGCGGATATTGAGCAGGCGCTGGGGGCGGCAGATAGCCGATAG
- a CDS encoding TM2 domain-containing protein encodes MTNPEDNTSGTPSAAPSWVDEVLGPASPAPATAPGDLRIPDSGRPAAPAPAWVDEVGAPGRVGAQPSPPPASPAAPAWADEVTRPARGGPSPWPEDRPVAPAAPTSSPQDDWVTHATGGARHPTIPQGPPTAHAEPVRPFDHFGDPARQMAPAYRQSGHHSGFSGEVAQKKLIAGLLGIFLGSLGIHKLYLGNTTPGLIMLGLNIGVWVVALLLGLLTFGVALFVTVPLAGLVSSGLGLLGLVEGILYLTKSDPDFQRDYVLGQKPWL; translated from the coding sequence GCCGCGCCCTCCTGGGTGGACGAGGTGCTGGGGCCCGCCAGCCCGGCGCCCGCCACCGCACCGGGTGACCTGCGCATTCCCGACTCCGGGCGTCCTGCCGCGCCCGCACCCGCCTGGGTGGACGAGGTGGGTGCCCCCGGCCGCGTCGGTGCCCAGCCCAGCCCGCCACCCGCGTCTCCGGCTGCCCCCGCCTGGGCCGATGAGGTGACCCGCCCCGCCCGCGGGGGCCCCTCGCCGTGGCCCGAGGACCGGCCGGTGGCCCCGGCGGCGCCCACCAGTTCCCCCCAGGATGACTGGGTGACCCACGCCACGGGTGGGGCGCGCCATCCCACCATTCCGCAGGGCCCGCCCACAGCCCACGCCGAACCGGTCCGCCCCTTTGACCACTTTGGCGATCCAGCGCGCCAGATGGCGCCCGCCTACCGCCAGAGCGGTCACCATTCGGGCTTCTCGGGTGAGGTGGCGCAGAAGAAGCTCATTGCCGGCCTGCTGGGCATCTTTCTGGGCAGTCTGGGCATTCACAAGCTGTATCTGGGCAACACCACCCCCGGCCTGATCATGCTGGGCCTGAACATCGGGGTGTGGGTGGTGGCGCTGCTGCTGGGCCTGCTGACCTTCGGCGTGGCGCTGTTTGTGACCGTGCCGCTGGCTGGCCTGGTCAGCAGCGGCCTGGGCCTGCTGGGCCTCGTGGAAGGCATCCTCTACCTCACCAAAAGTGACCCCGACTTCCAGCGCGACTACGTGCTGGGCCAGAAACCCTGGCTGTAA